The Acinonyx jubatus isolate Ajub_Pintada_27869175 chromosome E3, VMU_Ajub_asm_v1.0, whole genome shotgun sequence genome has a window encoding:
- the EPO gene encoding erythropoietin has translation MGSCECPALLLLLSLLLLPLGLPVLGAPPRLICDSRVLERYILEAREAENVTMGCAEGCSFSENITVPDTKVNFYTWKRMDVGQQAVEVWQGLALLSEAILRGQALLANSSQPSETLQLHVDKAVSSLRSLTSLLRALGAQKEATSLPEATSAAPLRTFTVDTLCKLFRIYSNFLRGKLTLYTGEACRRGDR, from the exons atgGGGTCGTGCG aatgtcctgCCCTGCTGCTTCTGCTATCTTTGCTGCTGCTTCCCCTGGGCCTCCCAGTCCTGGGCGCCCCCCCTCGCCTCATCTGTGACAGCCGAGTCCTGGAGAGGTACATTCTGGAGGCCAGGGAGGCCGAAAATGTCACG ATGGGCTGTGCTGAAGGCTGCAGCTTCAGTGAGAATATCACTGTCCCAGACACCAAGGTCAACTTCTATACCTGGAAGAGGATGGAC GTCGGGCAGCAGGCTGTGGAAGTCTGGCAGGGCCTCGCCCTGCTCTCAGAAGCCATCCTGCGGGGCCAGGCCTTGCTGGCCAACTCCTCCCAGCCATCTGAGACCCTGCAGCTGCATGTGGATAAAGCCGTCAGCAGCCTGCGCAGCCTCACCTCCCTGCTTCGGGCACTGGGAGCCCAG AAGGAAGCCACCTCCCTTCCAGAGGCAACCTCTGCTGCTCCACTCCGAACATTCACTGTCGATACTTTGTGCAAACTTTTCCGAATCTACTCCAACTTCCTGCGGGGAAAGCTGACGCTGTACACAGGGGAGGCCTGCCGAAGAGGAGACAGGTGA